In one Bacteroidota bacterium genomic region, the following are encoded:
- a CDS encoding phosphoribosylanthranilate isomerase — protein MKTRVKICCISSIEEARLAIRYGASALGLVSAMPSGPGPIPEELIADIAAVIPPGVASFLLTSKQDADSIIKQHRRCRTNTLQLVDRISVHVYQELRRELPGIGLVQVVHVTGEESIVEAIAVSEFVDAILLDSGNQSLPVKELGGTGRTHDWNLSKQIVESVRIPVYLAGGLKAENVAEAIREVRPFAVDLCSGVRTDGVLDESKLAAFFNEVQ, from the coding sequence GCTTGCCATCCGTTACGGGGCATCAGCGTTGGGACTCGTGTCTGCGATGCCGAGCGGCCCCGGCCCCATCCCCGAGGAATTGATCGCCGACATAGCCGCTGTGATTCCGCCCGGCGTAGCTTCATTTTTGCTGACATCGAAGCAGGACGCTGATTCGATCATCAAGCAACACCGGCGCTGCCGGACGAATACCCTGCAGTTGGTTGACAGGATTTCCGTTCATGTATATCAAGAACTCCGGAGGGAATTGCCCGGCATCGGGCTCGTGCAAGTCGTGCATGTAACGGGAGAGGAATCCATTGTTGAAGCGATAGCGGTGTCGGAATTTGTGGATGCAATCCTGTTGGACTCAGGGAATCAATCTCTTCCTGTGAAAGAACTCGGCGGTACGGGCCGCACACACGATTGGAATCTCAGCAAACAGATTGTGGAATCGGTGAGAATACCAGTTTATCTCGCGGGTGGCTTGAAAGCTGAGAATGTCGCCGAGGCAATAAGAGAAGTTCGCCCGTTTGCCGTCGATCTGTGCAGCGGTGTCCGAACGGATGGCGTACTCGATGAAAGCAAGCTCGCTGCATTCTTCAATGAGGTACAATGA